A genomic stretch from Edaphobacter aggregans includes:
- a CDS encoding DUF1800 domain-containing protein, whose product MTFAGSSAGRCMRLMRAGVAGGLCLLLAGQPLVAAVATKKTPVAKEIQGDERVLHALNRFTFGPRPGDVAAVRAMGLQEWFERQLNPSSIDDTALENRLGMFPAMKLQQAELMRRYPSPVVLRQMMQTNAALPSDPVEHAIYADQIALYKLVQAKQAAAQADASQKMAGDGADSARQTALPGDGVDPAMPAMSAHEEQFYKGLDAVRIINLPPDQRVQRILAMPPEELIAFRQSLSAGEQAAAGAGLSAEQKEIVASLAGSPRMIGGELLQSRMIRDIFSERQLEAVMTDFWLNHFNIYVKKNQNEPYLLPAYERDVIRANALGKFEDLLVATAKSPAMLMYLDNWQSIGPESQAAVRVTKLQEAMPDAKVVKALPQGLNENYARELMELHTLGVNGGYTQTDVTQVAKVFTGWTIEQPYRGAEYKFEARRHEPEAKTVLGASIPEGGEAEGLQVLHMLASSPATARFISNKLAVRFVSDTPPPALVDRMAKGFLASDGDIKTVLRTMFESPEFWSPEAYRAKVKTPLEFVVSAVRASDAGVNNAQPLVGALDKLGMPLYGMQTPNGYSWVAEPWVSTSALVSRMNFALVLSSNRLMGVRTDWTRMFGRDGSTVVPASITESDDDPLVKAKEMQLETFLMGQPVSEKTRASVLDQLRSTAAQQEAEKSFGIRPREIEPMAAILNAGAPVEPGPPLDRQAAVMAGLLLGSPEFQRR is encoded by the coding sequence ATGACGTTTGCAGGATCTTCTGCCGGACGATGTATGCGGTTGATGAGGGCCGGGGTTGCGGGCGGACTATGTTTGTTGCTTGCGGGACAGCCTCTGGTGGCGGCTGTCGCGACGAAGAAGACCCCTGTCGCGAAGGAGATTCAGGGCGATGAGCGAGTGCTTCATGCGTTGAATCGATTTACGTTTGGACCGCGGCCGGGCGATGTAGCTGCGGTACGGGCGATGGGATTGCAGGAGTGGTTCGAGCGGCAGCTGAATCCTTCGAGCATCGATGACACGGCGCTGGAGAATCGGCTGGGGATGTTTCCCGCGATGAAGCTGCAGCAGGCTGAGTTGATGCGGCGGTATCCGAGCCCTGTTGTGCTGCGGCAGATGATGCAGACGAATGCGGCGCTGCCTTCCGATCCAGTGGAGCATGCGATCTATGCCGACCAGATCGCTCTGTACAAACTGGTACAAGCCAAACAAGCGGCAGCGCAAGCCGATGCTTCGCAGAAGATGGCAGGTGATGGTGCGGATTCAGCGAGACAGACAGCGCTTCCAGGAGACGGGGTTGATCCGGCTATGCCCGCGATGTCGGCGCACGAGGAACAGTTCTATAAGGGGCTGGATGCGGTGCGGATCATCAACCTGCCGCCGGATCAACGGGTGCAGCGGATTCTGGCGATGCCGCCTGAGGAGTTGATCGCATTTCGGCAAAGCCTAAGTGCTGGTGAGCAGGCAGCGGCCGGTGCGGGGTTGAGTGCGGAACAGAAAGAGATAGTGGCGTCGCTCGCGGGCTCGCCACGGATGATTGGTGGTGAGTTGCTGCAATCGCGGATGATCCGCGACATCTTCAGCGAGCGGCAGCTGGAGGCGGTGATGACCGACTTCTGGCTCAACCACTTCAACATCTACGTGAAGAAGAATCAGAATGAGCCGTACCTGCTGCCAGCCTACGAACGCGATGTGATACGGGCGAATGCGCTCGGTAAGTTTGAAGATCTTTTGGTGGCGACGGCAAAAAGTCCGGCGATGCTGATGTATCTGGATAATTGGCAGAGCATTGGGCCAGAGTCGCAGGCGGCAGTGCGGGTGACAAAGCTACAAGAGGCTATGCCGGATGCGAAGGTTGTCAAAGCCCTGCCGCAAGGACTTAACGAGAATTACGCGCGCGAGTTGATGGAGTTGCATACGCTTGGAGTCAACGGCGGATATACGCAGACCGATGTGACACAGGTGGCCAAGGTGTTTACGGGCTGGACGATCGAGCAGCCCTATCGCGGCGCAGAGTACAAATTTGAGGCTCGGCGGCATGAGCCGGAGGCGAAGACTGTGTTGGGGGCTTCGATACCCGAGGGTGGTGAAGCTGAGGGGCTCCAGGTGCTGCATATGCTGGCGAGTAGTCCCGCGACAGCACGGTTCATTTCGAACAAGTTGGCGGTACGGTTCGTGAGCGATACTCCTCCACCAGCGCTGGTCGACAGGATGGCTAAGGGGTTTCTGGCGAGTGATGGCGACATCAAGACGGTGCTACGGACGATGTTCGAGTCGCCGGAGTTCTGGTCGCCTGAAGCTTATCGCGCGAAGGTGAAGACACCGCTTGAGTTTGTCGTGTCGGCGGTGCGTGCTAGTGACGCGGGTGTCAACAACGCGCAGCCTCTGGTTGGGGCGTTGGATAAGCTCGGGATGCCTCTCTATGGTATGCAGACGCCGAATGGGTATAGCTGGGTTGCGGAGCCCTGGGTTAGTACGAGTGCCCTGGTGAGTCGCATGAACTTCGCGCTGGTACTGAGTAGTAATCGCCTCATGGGGGTAAGGACCGACTGGACCCGAATGTTTGGGAGGGATGGATCGACCGTGGTGCCGGCGTCGATCACCGAGAGTGACGATGATCCTTTGGTGAAGGCGAAGGAGATGCAGTTGGAGACGTTTTTGATGGGGCAGCCTGTGAGCGAGAAGACCAGGGCATCTGTGCTTGATCAACTCAGGTCGACGGCCGCGCAGCAGGAAGCAGAGAAGAGCTTTGGGATAAGGCCTCGCGAGATTGAGCCGATGGCTGCAATTCTGAATGCGGGAGCGCCTGTAGAACCTGGGCCTCCGTTGGATCGTCAGGCGGCAGTGATGGCTGGATTATTGCTTGGTTCGCCGGAGTTTCAGCGCCGGTAA
- a CDS encoding DUF1501 domain-containing protein, translating into MGITRRGFMKGGALAVVGTSTIPSFLTRSVMAEMTTAAANKKKLVVLFQRGAADGLNIVVPYQEKNYYSMRPSIAIQKNQVLDLDGFFGLHPSMASFKPLYDQGHLAIIHAAGSPDMSRSHFDAQDYMESGTPGVKVTEDGWLNRALQAEILVGKPSAFRAVALGTQVPRTLQGKVPAIAVNNLADFSVGGRGPQTSPISNAFQAMYDESSDAVLHGTGQETFEAVKMLKAADPSKYQPAAGVDYPKTPFGNSLRQVAQLMKANLGVEAAFSDIGGWDTHQNQGNTNGQLANRLKEFSDTVAAFWMDMGDEAENITLVTMSEFGRTARQNGTGGTDHGHANVMFVLGGQVKGGKVYGKWPGLANEQLNEGRDLAVTTDFRRVLGEAAYKTLGSKNLEMVFPGSQVNPGQFLNFV; encoded by the coding sequence ATGGGAATCACGAGACGAGGCTTTATGAAGGGTGGCGCCCTGGCAGTGGTCGGGACCTCGACGATTCCGAGCTTTCTGACCCGGAGCGTGATGGCGGAGATGACGACCGCTGCGGCGAATAAAAAGAAGTTGGTGGTTCTGTTTCAGCGGGGCGCTGCGGATGGGTTGAATATTGTGGTTCCGTATCAGGAGAAGAACTATTACTCGATGCGGCCTTCGATTGCGATTCAGAAGAATCAGGTTCTGGATCTGGATGGCTTTTTTGGGCTGCATCCGTCGATGGCTTCGTTCAAGCCACTGTATGACCAGGGGCATCTTGCCATCATTCATGCAGCCGGATCGCCTGATATGTCGCGGTCGCACTTCGATGCGCAGGACTACATGGAGAGCGGTACGCCCGGTGTGAAGGTGACTGAGGACGGTTGGCTGAATCGGGCGCTACAGGCAGAGATTCTGGTGGGTAAGCCTTCGGCGTTTCGCGCTGTTGCTTTGGGGACGCAGGTTCCTCGGACGTTGCAGGGCAAGGTGCCGGCGATTGCAGTGAATAATCTGGCGGATTTTTCGGTTGGAGGGCGCGGGCCGCAGACGTCGCCGATCAGCAATGCGTTTCAGGCGATGTATGACGAGAGTTCGGATGCGGTGCTGCACGGGACCGGGCAGGAGACCTTTGAGGCAGTGAAGATGCTGAAGGCAGCCGATCCGTCGAAATATCAGCCGGCGGCGGGGGTGGATTATCCGAAGACACCGTTTGGCAATAGCTTGAGGCAGGTGGCTCAGTTGATGAAGGCGAATCTTGGGGTAGAGGCGGCTTTTTCTGATATTGGTGGCTGGGATACGCACCAGAACCAAGGGAATACGAATGGGCAGTTGGCGAACCGGTTGAAAGAATTTTCGGACACGGTTGCGGCGTTCTGGATGGATATGGGGGATGAGGCGGAGAACATTACGCTGGTGACGATGTCAGAGTTTGGGCGGACAGCGAGGCAGAATGGGACGGGTGGTACGGATCATGGTCACGCGAATGTGATGTTTGTGCTCGGTGGCCAGGTGAAGGGTGGGAAGGTATACGGGAAATGGCCCGGGTTGGCGAATGAGCAGCTGAATGAGGGGCGAGATCTGGCGGTGACTACCGATTTCAGGCGGGTGCTTGGCGAGGCTGCTTATAAGACGTTGGGATCGAAGAACTTGGAGATGGTATTCCCGGGATCGCAGGTCAATCCTGGGCAGTTTTTAAATTTCGTCTAA
- a CDS encoding DoxX family protein, producing the protein MSKSLNNLQPWGAFFLRLVLGIAMIYHGYSKVIPASFHGNTFSALDHHSHYVAALGLPYWLGYVSALTEFIGGILIFLGLLTRFAAFLIACNMLVALAMVTRHHGYSGSEYALALFVIALMLFFYGAGACALDRKIGFA; encoded by the coding sequence ATGTCCAAATCCCTGAACAACCTGCAACCCTGGGGAGCCTTCTTCCTGCGCCTGGTCCTAGGCATCGCCATGATCTATCACGGCTACTCCAAAGTCATTCCCGCCAGCTTCCACGGCAACACCTTCTCCGCGCTCGACCACCACAGCCACTACGTAGCCGCCCTCGGCCTGCCCTATTGGCTAGGCTATGTCTCTGCACTGACAGAGTTTATCGGCGGAATCCTGATTTTCCTCGGCCTACTCACCCGCTTCGCCGCCTTCCTGATCGCCTGCAACATGCTCGTAGCGCTCGCCATGGTTACCCGCCACCACGGCTACTCTGGCTCCGAATACGCGCTGGCCCTCTTCGTAATCGCCCTCATGCTCTTCTTCTACGGAGCCGGTGCCTGCGCCCTCGACCGAAAAATAGGTTTCGCCTAA
- a CDS encoding alpha/beta hydrolase yields the protein MPHPTPKPSRHPETVDPLWLLKAIGVTILVALICAWLTLNLLFYRGQWQLVLHPTRTTSAPPSIAGAPYQLVHFGLDESAIPQLTGWWIPAAPNARYAQSTILFLPGADGSVANSIPTLAALHNLGINVFAFDYRGYGQSADTHPSQQKMTQDADSAWQYLETSRKIPAHQIIPYGTGVGASLATHLALTHPDIPALILDAPQADLLENALHDPRSALLPTRLLFHEQFPLTDLLAGLHTPKLLISTTNSTHPAFRTAADPKLTVELSSPTDAFFGPALTRFLDEYLSSTNQQPPSSNQLSPPSDH from the coding sequence ATGCCTCACCCCACCCCAAAACCATCCCGCCATCCAGAGACCGTCGACCCCCTGTGGCTCCTCAAAGCCATCGGCGTAACCATCCTCGTCGCCCTCATCTGCGCTTGGCTCACCTTGAACCTCCTCTTCTACCGAGGCCAATGGCAACTCGTCCTCCACCCCACCCGGACAACCTCCGCTCCCCCGAGCATCGCCGGAGCCCCTTACCAACTTGTCCACTTCGGCCTCGACGAGTCCGCAATCCCCCAGCTCACCGGCTGGTGGATCCCAGCCGCACCTAACGCCCGCTACGCTCAATCCACCATCCTCTTCCTTCCCGGCGCCGACGGCTCCGTCGCCAACTCCATCCCCACGCTCGCCGCCCTTCACAACCTCGGCATCAACGTCTTCGCCTTCGACTACCGAGGCTACGGTCAAAGCGCCGACACTCACCCCAGCCAGCAGAAGATGACCCAGGACGCCGACTCCGCGTGGCAGTACCTCGAAACCTCCCGCAAGATTCCCGCCCACCAGATCATTCCCTACGGCACCGGCGTAGGAGCCTCACTCGCCACACACCTCGCCCTCACCCACCCCGACATCCCCGCCCTCATCCTCGACGCCCCCCAGGCCGACCTCCTCGAAAACGCCCTGCACGACCCCCGCTCAGCCCTCCTGCCCACCCGCCTCCTCTTCCACGAACAGTTCCCCCTGACCGACCTGCTCGCCGGCCTCCATACCCCCAAGCTCCTCATCTCGACCACCAACTCCACACACCCGGCCTTCCGCACCGCAGCCGACCCCAAGCTCACCGTCGAACTCTCCTCCCCCACCGACGCCTTCTTCGGCCCCGCCCTAACCCGCTTCCTCGACGAATACCTGTCGTCAACCAACCAGCAACCGCCGTCTAGTAACCAGCTATCTCCACCTTCTGACCACTGA
- a CDS encoding alpha/beta fold hydrolase codes for MEICDDELIRFEAEGAVPLPVSKDQGYVEHDGARIWYASYGDGSPVILLHGGNGHSGNWGYQVPALVNSDYRAIVIDSRGHGRSTRDARPYTYELMASDVVAVMDALQVERAAIVGWSDGACIALVLADKAPARAAGVFFFACNMDPSGVKQFEPSPILDRCFSRHTKDYAQLSATPDEFKTFVEDVGLMQRTQPDYSAKDLAEIEVPVSIVLGEFDEFIKRDHAEYLARSIPNAEFVLLKDVSHFAPLQRPERFSAAVLAFAGRIPASSER; via the coding sequence GTGGAAATTTGCGATGACGAGCTTATAAGGTTTGAGGCGGAAGGGGCTGTGCCGCTGCCGGTCTCAAAGGATCAAGGTTACGTTGAACACGATGGAGCTCGGATCTGGTATGCCAGCTATGGGGATGGCTCGCCTGTGATCCTGCTGCATGGCGGCAACGGCCACAGCGGCAATTGGGGCTATCAGGTTCCGGCGCTGGTGAACAGCGACTATCGTGCGATTGTGATCGATAGCCGGGGCCACGGACGCAGTACGCGGGATGCGCGACCGTATACGTATGAGCTGATGGCGTCCGACGTTGTGGCGGTGATGGATGCGCTGCAGGTTGAAAGGGCGGCAATCGTTGGATGGAGCGACGGTGCGTGTATTGCTTTGGTCCTCGCAGACAAGGCTCCTGCACGGGCTGCGGGCGTATTTTTCTTTGCCTGCAACATGGATCCGAGTGGGGTAAAACAATTTGAACCCAGTCCAATTCTCGACCGGTGTTTCAGCCGACATACGAAGGACTACGCCCAGCTATCGGCCACGCCAGATGAGTTTAAAACGTTCGTCGAAGATGTCGGCTTGATGCAGCGAACGCAACCTGATTACTCGGCGAAGGATCTGGCGGAGATTGAAGTACCTGTCTCGATCGTACTGGGCGAATTCGATGAATTCATCAAACGAGACCACGCCGAATATCTTGCGCGGAGTATTCCGAATGCGGAGTTTGTCCTTTTGAAAGATGTGAGCCACTTTGCACCGCTGCAGAGGCCTGAGCGATTTAGCGCCGCTGTGCTGGCGTTTGCCGGGAGGATCCCAGCGTCATCCGAGAGATGA
- a CDS encoding aminoglycoside phosphotransferase family protein — protein MSLQIPARLAWLESVEHGREWLFELPSRVSRCTEKWELRLQPPYSQSFVSIVFPVTLRDRFPAVLKIQWPHAESEYEHEALRLWKGRGAVQLYEFDPQEHALLIERCEPGDHLSSIDSDQALDVLVEMLPRLWMPAGKPFRSLAEECAEWRKQLPSCWELAQRPFERALLDVALEAMDRLSSAQGDQVLLHQDLHGDNVLRAMREPWLVIDPKPLVGEREFSLAPVIRSYEFGHSRSAVVHRLDKLTSSLGLDRERCRLWALVQTLAWCFDDTKVSRRHVETARWLWQA, from the coding sequence ATGTCCCTCCAGATCCCAGCCAGATTGGCATGGCTCGAAAGTGTTGAGCATGGCCGCGAATGGCTCTTTGAGCTGCCTTCCCGTGTATCAAGATGCACAGAAAAATGGGAGCTGAGACTACAACCGCCGTACTCACAATCCTTCGTATCGATCGTCTTTCCCGTCACCCTGCGGGATCGATTCCCAGCCGTTCTGAAAATTCAGTGGCCACACGCGGAATCCGAATACGAGCACGAGGCACTGCGGCTTTGGAAGGGTCGTGGTGCGGTCCAGCTATACGAGTTCGATCCTCAGGAACACGCGTTACTAATCGAACGCTGCGAGCCGGGCGACCACCTCTCCAGCATCGATAGCGATCAAGCACTCGATGTCCTGGTGGAAATGTTGCCCCGGCTTTGGATGCCCGCCGGAAAGCCATTCAGGAGTCTTGCCGAGGAGTGTGCCGAATGGCGGAAGCAATTGCCGTCATGTTGGGAGCTCGCGCAGCGCCCTTTTGAGCGTGCATTGCTCGATGTGGCTCTTGAGGCGATGGACCGGCTCAGTAGCGCACAGGGTGACCAGGTCCTATTGCATCAGGACTTACACGGCGACAACGTTCTGCGAGCCATGCGCGAGCCCTGGCTCGTGATCGACCCCAAACCCCTGGTAGGAGAGCGAGAGTTTTCTCTTGCGCCCGTCATACGCAGCTACGAGTTTGGCCATAGTCGCTCTGCCGTTGTTCACCGTCTCGACAAGCTGACTTCATCGCTAGGGCTCGACCGTGAGCGTTGCCGTCTATGGGCATTGGTTCAAACTCTTGCATGGTGCTTCGATGACACCAAAGTCTCCCGCAGGCACGTCGAGACAGCCAGATGGCTCTGGCAAGCCTGA
- a CDS encoding NAD(P)-dependent alcohol dehydrogenase: MYNAKAYAANSEKSPLASTTIARRDPTETDVQIEILFCGICHSDLHQARNEWSGVMPTVYPCVPGHEIVGRVTKVGSAVTKFKVGDLAAVGCMVDSDGTCPECKQGFEQFCPNMTLTYNFPDKHTGGVTYGGYSDSIVVTERFVLKVPSNLSLAGTAPLLCAGITTFSPLHHWGVTKGKKVGIVGLGGLGHMGVKFAHALGAHVVLFTTSPNKKDDALRLGADEVVISKNADEMAKHAASFDFILDCVSADHDINALLGLLRRDGNLTLVGAPEKPMPVSSFNLIFGRRSLSGSPIGGIAETQEMLDFCGKKNITADVEVIPIQKVNEAYDRLLKADVKYRFSIDMASLKGTA; encoded by the coding sequence ATGTACAACGCAAAGGCTTACGCAGCCAACAGTGAGAAATCGCCGCTAGCATCCACCACGATCGCGCGGCGCGATCCAACCGAGACCGATGTACAAATTGAAATTCTCTTCTGCGGCATCTGTCACTCCGACCTCCATCAAGCCCGCAATGAGTGGAGCGGCGTCATGCCCACCGTATACCCCTGCGTCCCCGGCCACGAGATCGTCGGCCGCGTCACAAAGGTCGGCTCAGCCGTAACCAAATTCAAAGTCGGCGATCTCGCCGCTGTCGGCTGCATGGTCGACTCCGACGGCACCTGTCCCGAGTGCAAACAAGGCTTCGAGCAGTTCTGCCCCAACATGACCCTCACCTACAACTTCCCCGACAAACACACCGGAGGCGTCACCTACGGCGGCTACTCCGACTCGATCGTCGTCACCGAGCGTTTCGTCCTCAAAGTCCCCTCGAACCTCTCGCTCGCCGGAACCGCACCTCTTCTCTGCGCCGGCATCACCACCTTCTCGCCCCTCCACCACTGGGGAGTCACCAAGGGCAAGAAAGTCGGCATCGTCGGACTCGGTGGCCTGGGCCACATGGGCGTCAAGTTCGCCCACGCCCTCGGAGCCCACGTCGTCCTCTTCACCACCTCTCCCAACAAAAAAGACGACGCCCTCCGCCTCGGCGCCGACGAGGTCGTCATCTCAAAGAACGCCGACGAGATGGCCAAGCACGCCGCCAGCTTCGACTTCATCCTCGATTGCGTCTCTGCCGATCACGACATCAACGCTCTGCTCGGCCTCCTGCGCCGCGACGGAAACCTCACTCTCGTAGGCGCACCCGAAAAGCCCATGCCCGTCTCCTCTTTCAATCTCATATTCGGCCGCCGCAGTCTCTCCGGCTCGCCCATAGGAGGCATCGCCGAGACGCAGGAGATGCTCGACTTCTGCGGCAAGAAAAACATCACCGCCGACGTCGAAGTCATCCCCATCCAGAAGGTCAACGAAGCCTATGACAGGCTTTTGAAGGCCGACGTCAAATACCGCTTCTCCATCGACATGGCCTCGCTCAAGGGCACAGCATAG
- the ogt gene encoding methylated-DNA--[protein]-cysteine S-methyltransferase codes for MPEPLRFLLDHLHTPIGEMLVATDTEGNLRAIDWAEYDPRMTRLLQRQYGKHGFTLEEGRAPHNLTHAIEKYFAGDLTALDTLPVKTAGTPFQRKVWNALRKIPCGATTSYGRLAAQIGHPTAVRAVGLANGSNPIGVVVPCHRVIGSNGSLTGYGGGIHRKSWLLNHESGTGKNDRRQETLF; via the coding sequence ATGCCTGAACCCCTACGCTTCTTACTCGACCATCTACACACCCCCATCGGCGAAATGCTGGTCGCAACCGACACCGAAGGCAATCTCCGTGCCATCGATTGGGCAGAATATGACCCGCGCATGACTCGCTTGCTACAACGTCAATACGGCAAACATGGATTCACGCTCGAAGAAGGCCGCGCCCCCCACAACCTAACGCACGCCATAGAAAAGTACTTTGCCGGTGATCTAACAGCCCTCGACACCCTGCCCGTAAAAACAGCAGGAACGCCATTCCAGCGCAAAGTATGGAACGCATTGCGAAAGATTCCCTGCGGCGCAACTACCTCCTACGGCAGACTAGCCGCACAAATCGGCCACCCCACCGCAGTAAGAGCGGTCGGCTTAGCCAATGGCTCCAACCCCATCGGAGTAGTCGTTCCCTGTCACCGTGTCATCGGATCCAACGGCTCACTCACAGGCTACGGCGGCGGAATCCATCGCAAATCCTGGCTACTAAATCACGAGTCAGGTACAGGCAAGAACGACCGTCGGCAGGAAACTTTATTCTGA
- a CDS encoding DNA-3-methyladenine glycosylase 2 family protein, translating into MELPPPEVCYRALQSRDARFDGLIFVGVRSTGIYCRPVCPARTAKSENCHFFGSAAAAQEAGFRPCLRCRPETAPQFASWRGTSNSVSRALALINDGALDGDGATVEKLAERLGLGERQLRRLFLQHLGASPIAVAQTRRVLFAKQLIHETGMPMTEVAFASGFSSVRRFNETFQDLFHRPPSALRHRTSAGGHAEAQVKLRLRYRPPYDWESMLRFLQARAILGLEIVDNGTYARTVEIDGRIGSVEVSHSPRHQSLSVAIRFPEVKALPAIVSRVRRLFDLGADIETIDGHLSRDPLLAPLVAERPGLRAPGGWDGFELAVRAILGQQITVAAARRLAEQLVARHGKPVPTAYAIHPALTHVFPTAIHLARAKSIGLGMPAARERSLRALAEAASADPNLFWPHGTIDTAIERLRTIRGVGEWTAHYIALRAMREMDAFPSTDVGLLRGIAGIDAACSTPAHLEARAESWRPWRAYAAQHLWTNHASRSLHA; encoded by the coding sequence ATGGAACTGCCCCCTCCGGAAGTCTGTTATCGAGCATTACAAAGCCGGGACGCCCGTTTCGACGGCCTAATCTTCGTAGGCGTTCGATCAACCGGAATCTACTGCCGCCCCGTCTGTCCAGCCCGTACAGCGAAATCTGAGAATTGCCATTTTTTTGGCTCGGCTGCCGCAGCGCAGGAAGCAGGCTTTCGTCCCTGCCTTCGCTGCCGCCCCGAGACAGCTCCGCAATTTGCCTCATGGCGAGGCACATCAAACTCAGTCTCCCGCGCCTTGGCACTCATCAATGACGGAGCCCTCGACGGGGATGGCGCCACCGTAGAAAAACTCGCCGAACGCCTGGGTTTGGGCGAACGCCAACTTCGCAGACTATTCCTTCAGCACCTCGGCGCCTCTCCCATCGCAGTAGCCCAGACCCGCCGAGTCCTCTTCGCCAAACAGCTGATTCACGAAACAGGAATGCCCATGACGGAGGTCGCCTTCGCATCGGGATTCAGCAGCGTGCGCCGATTCAACGAGACCTTTCAGGATCTCTTTCACCGTCCTCCGAGCGCACTACGCCATCGAACCTCCGCCGGCGGCCACGCAGAAGCACAAGTAAAACTGCGCCTCCGATATCGGCCTCCCTACGACTGGGAGTCAATGCTCCGCTTTCTACAGGCGCGCGCCATCCTAGGGTTGGAGATAGTCGATAACGGCACGTACGCCCGAACAGTCGAAATCGACGGCCGAATCGGCAGCGTCGAAGTATCGCATTCGCCGCGTCACCAAAGCCTCTCCGTCGCCATCCGATTCCCCGAAGTCAAGGCTCTGCCAGCAATCGTAAGTCGCGTGCGCCGCCTCTTCGACCTGGGCGCCGACATCGAAACGATCGATGGCCACCTCTCCCGCGATCCCCTTCTCGCTCCTCTCGTAGCAGAACGTCCCGGCCTGCGCGCCCCCGGCGGATGGGACGGCTTTGAGTTAGCCGTACGCGCAATTCTTGGCCAACAAATCACCGTCGCCGCCGCCCGCCGTCTCGCGGAGCAGCTGGTTGCGCGTCACGGAAAACCCGTACCCACGGCCTACGCAATTCATCCAGCCCTGACCCATGTCTTCCCCACAGCCATCCATCTAGCCCGAGCAAAATCAATTGGCCTGGGAATGCCAGCCGCCCGGGAAAGATCGTTGCGAGCACTAGCAGAAGCCGCCTCAGCCGACCCGAATCTTTTCTGGCCCCACGGCACCATCGACACCGCAATCGAACGACTACGCACCATCCGAGGAGTAGGTGAATGGACCGCACACTACATCGCTCTACGCGCCATGCGGGAGATGGATGCCTTCCCATCAACAGACGTCGGCCTCCTTCGAGGCATAGCAGGAATCGATGCAGCATGTTCCACCCCAGCCCATCTTGAAGCACGCGCCGAATCATGGCGGCCATGGCGAGCCTACGCCGCACAACACTTATGGACAAACCACGCATCGAGGAGCCTCCATGCCTGA
- a CDS encoding DinB family protein, with protein MLAQTDYSAWATRLVLDVCSQLTPEQLDSELGASHSSVLRTLRHIHDGERVWLRRLIEVDNVRLPPGPAPEHSFELIVQSWPELWRGYREWIEAASEDELTEEISTLLPSTVLAGGAELRVPRWQIVLHAVNHSTFHRGQIITMLRSLGVTPPATDLTFYCLTL; from the coding sequence TTGCTCGCTCAGACCGACTACTCCGCTTGGGCTACCCGGCTGGTGCTGGATGTCTGCTCGCAACTTACGCCTGAGCAACTCGATAGCGAGCTTGGTGCTTCGCACTCGAGTGTTCTTCGCACTCTTCGTCATATCCACGATGGCGAACGGGTCTGGCTGCGGCGTTTGATTGAGGTTGATAATGTACGACTGCCTCCGGGGCCTGCTCCTGAGCACAGCTTTGAATTGATTGTGCAGTCGTGGCCTGAGCTTTGGCGGGGTTATCGCGAGTGGATCGAAGCTGCGTCGGAGGATGAGTTGACGGAAGAGATCTCCACGCTGTTGCCTTCGACGGTGCTGGCTGGCGGGGCTGAGCTTCGGGTTCCTCGGTGGCAGATTGTGCTTCACGCGGTGAACCACTCTACGTTTCATCGCGGGCAGATTATTACTATGCTTCGCTCGCTTGGCGTTACGCCACCTGCTACGGATCTGACGTTCTACTGCCTGACGCTCTAG
- a CDS encoding DUF1697 domain-containing protein, with the protein MNAYVALLRAVNVGGTGKLPMQDLQSMCMKSGFTKVRTFIASGNVVFESRLSEAKVKSALQQSLAAYAGKPVGVLIRTAAEMAAVLAANPFPNTPRNCTVAIFLDLQPPADALHYATGQKDEKVQLGLREIYVHYGPGMADSRLKIPAAKEGTARNMNTIAKLAEMAANLQKQHLETTSRASGSRTSDP; encoded by the coding sequence ATGAACGCATACGTCGCTCTTCTCCGAGCGGTCAATGTCGGCGGCACCGGCAAACTTCCCATGCAGGATCTCCAGTCGATGTGTATGAAGTCCGGCTTCACCAAAGTCCGAACCTTCATCGCCAGCGGCAATGTCGTCTTCGAAAGCCGCCTCTCCGAGGCCAAGGTCAAATCGGCCCTCCAGCAAAGCCTCGCCGCCTACGCCGGCAAACCCGTCGGCGTCCTCATCCGAACCGCAGCCGAAATGGCAGCAGTCCTCGCTGCAAATCCCTTTCCCAACACCCCACGCAACTGCACCGTCGCCATCTTTCTCGACCTGCAGCCGCCAGCCGACGCCCTCCACTACGCCACCGGGCAAAAGGACGAAAAAGTTCAACTAGGCCTGCGAGAAATCTACGTCCACTACGGCCCCGGCATGGCCGACTCCCGCCTCAAGATCCCCGCCGCTAAAGAAGGCACAGCCCGCAACATGAACACCATCGCCAAACTAGCCGAGATGGCCGCCAACCTCCAGAAACAGCATCTGGAAACCACTTCTAGAGCGTCAGGCAGTAGAACGTCAGATCCGTAG